From the Comamonas odontotermitis genome, one window contains:
- the glyS gene encoding glycine--tRNA ligase subunit beta translates to MTSSPNLLVELFVEELPPKALKKLGEAFAQVLLAQLRAQGLAGDASQLTAYASPRRLAAHITDVLPRAADKQVSQKLMPVTVGLTADGQATPALLKKLAALGADAAAVPQLKRAPDGKAEALFYDSTVAGATLAEGLQKALTEAIAKLPIPKVMTYQLESNCDLPGWSSVQFVRPAHGLVALHGSQVLESIEALGLKAGNTTHGHRFEALADPVLIANADSYAQTLAEQGAVIASFDERKATIARQLKEAAERVGGGVRAIEDEALLDEVTALVERPNVLVCQFEKEFLDVPQECLILTMKANQKYFPLLDAAGKLTHQFLVVSNISPADASAVIGGNERVVRPRLADAKFFFDQDRKKTLESRAPLLAKVVYHNKLGTQGERVQRVRAIAKSIAQQLGATALGKQVDQAALLAKTDLVTDMVGEFPELQGTMGRYYALNDKLDVAVADAIEDHYKPRFAGDELPRGEVGVIVALADKLETLVGMFGIGNLPTGDRDPFALRRHALGVIRMLVEKDLPLDLDTLLVSTLPAFGDKIEDATPALSDFIYDRLAGSLREQGFSAQEVDAVLAHRPQRLADVQKRLEAVRAFAALPEAPALAAANKRVGNILKKADAPVSPNVSEAVLQEQAEKDLYAALQTVAPKAHAQFAAGDYTASLQTLAALRTPVDAFFEHVMVNAEDPALKANRLGLLATLHDAMNRVADLSRLVAA, encoded by the coding sequence ATGACTTCCTCTCCCAATCTTCTGGTCGAACTGTTTGTTGAAGAGCTGCCCCCCAAGGCGCTCAAAAAGCTGGGTGAAGCATTTGCCCAGGTGCTGCTCGCGCAACTGCGTGCGCAGGGTCTGGCGGGCGACGCCTCGCAACTGACGGCCTACGCCTCGCCACGCCGCCTGGCTGCCCACATCACCGATGTGCTGCCCCGCGCCGCCGACAAGCAGGTTTCGCAAAAACTGATGCCCGTGACCGTGGGCTTGACAGCCGACGGCCAGGCCACGCCCGCGCTGCTCAAGAAACTGGCCGCACTGGGTGCCGATGCCGCCGCCGTGCCTCAACTCAAGCGCGCGCCGGACGGCAAGGCCGAGGCACTGTTCTACGACAGCACCGTGGCTGGCGCCACCTTGGCCGAAGGCCTGCAGAAGGCGCTGACCGAAGCGATTGCCAAGCTGCCCATCCCCAAGGTCATGACCTACCAGCTTGAAAGCAACTGCGATCTGCCCGGCTGGAGCAGCGTGCAGTTCGTGCGCCCCGCGCACGGCCTGGTGGCGCTGCACGGCTCGCAGGTGCTGGAATCCATCGAAGCCCTGGGCCTGAAGGCGGGCAACACCACGCACGGCCACCGCTTTGAGGCACTGGCCGACCCGGTGCTGATCGCCAACGCCGACAGCTATGCACAGACCCTGGCCGAGCAGGGTGCCGTGATTGCCAGTTTCGATGAACGCAAGGCCACCATCGCCCGCCAGCTCAAGGAGGCTGCCGAGCGTGTGGGCGGAGGCGTTCGCGCCATTGAAGACGAAGCATTGCTGGACGAAGTGACCGCCCTGGTCGAGCGCCCCAACGTACTGGTTTGCCAGTTCGAGAAGGAATTTCTGGACGTCCCCCAGGAATGCCTGATTCTGACCATGAAGGCCAACCAGAAGTACTTCCCGCTGCTGGACGCTGCTGGCAAGCTGACCCACCAGTTCCTGGTTGTCAGCAACATCAGCCCCGCAGACGCGTCGGCGGTGATCGGCGGCAACGAGCGCGTGGTGCGCCCGCGCCTGGCCGATGCCAAGTTCTTCTTTGACCAGGATCGCAAGAAAACGCTGGAATCGCGCGCGCCGCTGCTGGCCAAGGTGGTGTACCACAACAAGCTGGGCACGCAGGGTGAGCGCGTGCAGCGCGTGCGCGCCATCGCCAAGAGCATTGCCCAGCAACTGGGCGCCACGGCACTGGGCAAGCAGGTGGACCAGGCTGCATTGCTGGCCAAGACCGATCTGGTGACCGACATGGTGGGCGAGTTCCCGGAACTGCAAGGCACGATGGGCCGCTACTACGCGCTCAACGACAAGCTTGACGTGGCCGTAGCCGATGCCATCGAAGACCACTACAAGCCCCGTTTTGCCGGCGACGAGCTGCCGCGCGGCGAGGTAGGCGTGATCGTTGCGCTGGCCGACAAGCTGGAAACCCTGGTTGGCATGTTCGGCATCGGCAACCTGCCCACCGGCGACCGCGACCCATTTGCACTGCGCCGCCATGCGCTGGGCGTGATCCGCATGCTGGTGGAGAAGGACTTGCCGCTGGACCTGGACACCCTGCTGGTCAGCACGCTGCCTGCGTTTGGCGACAAGATCGAAGACGCAACGCCAGCGCTCTCCGACTTCATTTACGACCGCCTGGCTGGCAGCCTGCGTGAGCAAGGCTTCAGTGCGCAGGAAGTGGACGCTGTGCTCGCCCACCGTCCGCAGCGCCTGGCCGATGTGCAAAAGCGCCTGGAAGCCGTGCGTGCCTTTGCCGCCTTGCCCGAGGCGCCAGCCCTTGCTGCGGCCAACAAGCGCGTGGGCAACATCCTGAAAAAGGCGGACGCCCCCGTCAGCCCCAATGTCAGCGAAGCCGTGCTGCAGGAGCAGGCCGAAAAAGACCTGTACGCCGCCTTGCAGACCGTGGCCCCCAAGGCCCATGCCCAGTTTGCTGCGGGCGACTACACCGCCAGCCTGCAGACTCTGGCCGCCTTGCGCACCCCGGTCGATGCCTTCTTCGAGCACGTGATGGTGAACGCGGAAGACCCGGCGCTCAAGGCAAACCGCCTGGGCTTGCTGGCAACCCTGCACGATGCGATGAACCGCGTGGCCGATCTGTCCCGTCTGGTCGCCGCCTGA
- a CDS encoding metal-dependent hydrolase, which produces MPTIFTHVAVPVAAALALGSRRVPPSMLLVGCLAAIVPDFDGIPHQFGWQGLGMWGHRGFTHTALFAALMGLIGLLLARWWKVPRIAGFAWLFACTVSHPLLDMMTSGGSGIALWWPFTSERFFSPWRPIAVSPILADRFFSQRGMQVMVSELYSVWFPLLTIGLSIFALRHTRKS; this is translated from the coding sequence ATGCCCACCATCTTCACGCATGTTGCCGTCCCGGTTGCCGCAGCGCTGGCACTGGGCAGCCGCCGTGTGCCGCCCAGCATGCTGCTGGTAGGGTGCCTGGCCGCCATCGTGCCGGATTTTGATGGCATCCCCCACCAGTTTGGCTGGCAGGGGCTGGGCATGTGGGGCCACCGCGGCTTCACCCATACCGCCCTGTTTGCTGCGCTGATGGGCCTCATCGGTCTGCTGCTGGCCAGGTGGTGGAAGGTGCCGCGCATTGCTGGCTTTGCGTGGCTGTTTGCCTGCACCGTGTCGCACCCCCTGCTGGACATGATGACCAGCGGCGGCAGTGGCATTGCGCTGTGGTGGCCTTTTACCAGTGAACGTTTTTTCAGTCCGTGGCGGCCGATTGCCGTGTCGCCCATCCTGGCGGACCGCTTTTTCTCGCAGCGCGGCATGCAGGTGATGGTCAGTGAACTCTACAGCGTATGGTTCCCACTGCTGACCATCGGCCTGTCTATCTTTGCGTTGCGTCATACCCGGAAATCCTGA
- the glyQ gene encoding glycine--tRNA ligase subunit alpha — MLTFQQIILKLQQYWADQGCALLQPYDMEVGAGTSHTATFLRAIGPEPWKAAYVQPSRRPKDGRYGENPNRGQHYYQFQVVLKPAPANILDLYLGSLEALGFDLKKNDIRFVEDDWENPTLGAWGLGWEVWLNGMEVTQFTYFQQVGGIDCKPATGEITYGLERLAMYLQGVENMYDLVWTVDADGRKLSYGDVFHQNEVEQSAYNFEHSDADFLFTAFAAHEKQAKHLMEAQLALPAYEQVLKAAHTFNLLDARGAISVTERAAYIGRIRNLARAVAQSYYDSRERLGFPMAPREWVAQMPAKAAA; from the coding sequence ATGTTGACCTTCCAACAAATCATCCTGAAGCTGCAGCAGTACTGGGCCGACCAGGGCTGCGCGCTCTTGCAACCCTACGACATGGAAGTGGGCGCAGGCACCTCGCACACGGCTACCTTCCTGCGCGCCATTGGCCCCGAGCCCTGGAAGGCTGCGTATGTGCAGCCCAGCCGCCGCCCCAAGGACGGCCGCTATGGCGAAAACCCCAACCGGGGCCAGCATTACTACCAGTTCCAGGTGGTGCTCAAGCCTGCGCCAGCCAACATTCTGGATCTGTACCTGGGATCGCTCGAAGCCCTGGGCTTTGACCTGAAGAAGAACGACATCCGCTTTGTCGAGGACGACTGGGAAAATCCCACCCTGGGCGCCTGGGGCCTGGGCTGGGAAGTCTGGCTCAACGGCATGGAAGTGACGCAGTTCACCTACTTCCAGCAGGTGGGCGGCATCGACTGCAAGCCCGCAACCGGCGAAATCACCTACGGCCTGGAGCGTCTGGCGATGTACCTGCAGGGCGTCGAGAACATGTACGACCTGGTCTGGACGGTGGATGCCGATGGCCGCAAGCTCAGCTATGGCGATGTGTTCCACCAGAACGAGGTGGAGCAATCCGCGTACAACTTCGAACACTCCGATGCCGATTTCCTGTTCACCGCCTTTGCCGCGCACGAAAAGCAGGCCAAGCACCTGATGGAGGCACAGCTGGCATTGCCCGCCTATGAGCAGGTGCTCAAGGCCGCCCACACCTTCAACCTGCTGGATGCCCGTGGCGCGATCAGCGTGACCGAGCGCGCTGCCTACATTGGCCGCATCCGCAACCTGGCACGCGCAGTGGCGCAAAGTTACTACGACAGTCGCGAGCGCCTGGGCTTTCCGATGGCGCCGCGCGAATGGGTTGCACAGATGCCTGCCAAGGCTGCTGCCTGA
- a CDS encoding CaiB/BaiF CoA transferase family protein, with amino-acid sequence MKVLDSIKVLEIGGLGPGPFCAMHLADLGADVISVVREEKHAAPTGNLLNRGKRSVFADLKTPEGKALVLALVQDADVLIEGMRPGVMERLGLGPAECMAINRRLVYGRMTGWGQSGPLSPRAGHDNNYAALSGALWGCSPADARPVSSFAMVGDIGGGALYLMTGLLAGVINARQTGQGTVVDAAIVDGAAHMLNLALSARQKGVVTDTRGTSIHDSAPFYETYVCADGAHITIGSIEPQFYTLLLHTLGLADDADFATPQWDQAAWPRRRARLQTIFITQPRSHWQQVFEGTDVCFGAVLSPLEASQHPHMQSRSVYGEQGGVLQAAPAPRFDGAAYATNAMCAAGAHTEAVLAAVQAGDARGAWRQG; translated from the coding sequence ATGAAAGTACTGGACAGCATCAAGGTTCTGGAGATCGGCGGCCTCGGCCCCGGCCCGTTCTGCGCCATGCACCTGGCCGACCTGGGGGCCGATGTGATCTCCGTCGTGCGCGAGGAAAAACATGCCGCCCCCACGGGCAATCTGCTCAACCGCGGCAAGCGCTCGGTATTTGCCGACCTGAAGACGCCTGAAGGCAAGGCTCTGGTGCTGGCCCTGGTGCAAGACGCTGACGTGCTGATCGAAGGCATGCGCCCGGGCGTGATGGAGCGCCTGGGCCTGGGCCCGGCCGAATGCATGGCAATCAACCGCCGGCTGGTGTATGGCCGCATGACGGGCTGGGGCCAGAGCGGCCCGCTCAGCCCCCGGGCCGGGCACGACAACAACTATGCGGCGCTGTCTGGCGCTCTGTGGGGCTGCAGCCCGGCAGATGCGCGCCCTGTGTCGTCGTTCGCCATGGTGGGCGATATCGGCGGCGGTGCACTCTACCTGATGACGGGCTTGCTGGCGGGCGTCATCAACGCGCGCCAGACCGGCCAGGGCACGGTGGTGGACGCCGCGATTGTGGATGGTGCCGCCCACATGCTGAACCTGGCGCTGAGTGCCCGGCAAAAGGGCGTGGTCACCGACACGCGCGGCACCAGCATCCACGACAGCGCGCCTTTTTATGAAACCTATGTCTGCGCTGACGGCGCCCACATCACCATTGGCAGCATCGAGCCGCAGTTCTACACCTTGCTGCTGCACACCTTGGGCCTGGCGGATGATGCTGATTTTGCGACTCCTCAATGGGACCAGGCCGCCTGGCCCCGGCGCCGCGCGCGCCTGCAGACCATCTTCATCACCCAGCCGCGCAGCCACTGGCAGCAGGTGTTCGAAGGCACCGATGTATGTTTTGGCGCGGTACTGAGCCCGCTGGAAGCGTCGCAACACCCCCACATGCAATCGCGCAGTGTGTATGGCGAGCAAGGGGGCGTTCTGCAGGCCGCGCCTGCGCCGCGCTTTGATGGCGCCGCCTACGCCACCAACGCCATGTGCGCGGCAGGCGCGCATACCGAAGCGGTGCTGGCGGCGGTGCAGGCCGGCGATGCGCGCGGCGCCTGGCGGCAAGGATGA
- a CDS encoding IclR family transcriptional regulator gives MNSDADGKLVSALVRGISILQCFNNKRQELSGKELMDLTGLPKPTLFRLTETLCELGLLRYSERLSKYVPGVALLNLASPVLARMTMRQFARTQMEELANYMGGQIQLNVGSGRELVLVELAKGIEDKLFAPEIGVGISLSRTATGRAYLLALPQAQRESYLADLAARDAERATQLRARLDDARRDLAEHGFCRSHGDLHREIQSIAVPLSKPQDGEYWVFAASVPSYNPKSGHMETDIGPRLITLVRSVEAVLGGTGV, from the coding sequence ATGAACTCTGACGCGGATGGAAAGCTGGTCAGCGCCCTGGTGCGCGGTATCAGCATTTTGCAATGCTTCAACAACAAGCGCCAGGAACTCAGCGGCAAAGAGCTGATGGATTTGACGGGATTGCCCAAACCTACCCTGTTCCGCCTGACGGAGACACTGTGCGAGTTGGGCCTGTTGCGCTATTCCGAGCGCCTGTCCAAATACGTGCCGGGTGTGGCGCTGCTCAACCTCGCCTCACCCGTGCTGGCGCGGATGACGATGCGGCAGTTTGCCCGCACGCAGATGGAGGAACTGGCCAACTACATGGGTGGCCAGATCCAGCTGAACGTGGGCAGCGGCCGCGAACTGGTGCTGGTGGAGCTGGCCAAGGGCATTGAAGACAAGCTGTTCGCCCCGGAGATCGGCGTGGGCATTTCGCTCTCGCGCACCGCCACGGGCCGCGCCTATCTGCTGGCCTTGCCGCAGGCGCAGCGCGAAAGTTATCTGGCTGACCTGGCGGCACGCGATGCAGAGCGCGCCACGCAATTGCGTGCGCGCCTCGACGATGCCCGGCGCGATTTGGCCGAACATGGCTTTTGCCGCAGCCACGGCGATCTGCACCGAGAGATCCAGTCGATTGCCGTGCCGCTCTCCAAGCCGCAGGACGGCGAGTACTGGGTATTTGCCGCATCGGTGCCTTCGTACAACCCCAAGAGCGGCCACATGGAAACCGACATTGGCCCACGCCTCATCACGCTGGTGCGCTCGGTCGAAGCAGTATTGGGCGGTACAGGGGTGTGA